The DNA region CACCGATAAACAGGAGGTCTGGCGAATGTCCTTGACGGTGCACACGGAACAGCGCGGTGACATGGTCGTTGTGGCGGTCGCGGGCGAACTGGACATGGCCACCGCGCCGCAGTTGCAGGACCAGATCACCGACCTGCTCGACAAGGGGCGCAGCCGGCTGGTCTTCGACCTGTCGGAGGTCTCGTTCTGCGACTCCACCGGCCTGTCGGTGTTCGTCCGCGCCAAGAACAGCTGCGACGAGGCCGGCGGAGTGGTCCGGCTGGCCGCACCGCAGCGCGGGGTGCTGCGCATCCTTGAGGTCAGTGGCCTGGTGGAGGTGCTGCACACCTACCCCACGGTCGACCAGGCGGTGGCGGGCGAGGCCACCCCGGCCACCTCCTGACTCCGACCCATCAGCGCTCGTCCTCGATGTATCCGGGACGAGCGATGACCATTCCCGCCCCCGTCTGCACCGCCAGAGCCAGCAGCAGCAGCCCGAGCGGCGCCGTCCAGCCTCCGGTGGCCTCGTAGAGGATGCCGACCAGTAGCGGCCCCAACGCCGCGATCACATATCCCGTGCTCTGCGCGAAGGCCGACAGGGCCACCGTGCCGTCGGCGGTACGGGCCCGCAGCCCGATGGTGGTCAGGATCAACGGGAACGCCCCCTGGCCACAGGCCAGCAGCAGCACCCACAGCAGGGCCGCGTCCCGGGGCGCGAACGCCAGGCCCAGATAGGCCGCCGTCGAGGCGGCCGTCAGGGCGAACACCAGGGGACGCAGGTTGCTCATCCGGCCGGCCAGGGTCGGCATCAACATCGCGATCGGTACCCCCAGGGCGGTCACCCCGGCGAGCAGCAGTCCGGCGTCCTGGGCCCGGAAACCCGAGTCCCGGAAGAGTTGGGCCAACCAG from Micromonospora sp. NBC_01739 includes:
- a CDS encoding STAS domain-containing protein → MSLTVHTEQRGDMVVVAVAGELDMATAPQLQDQITDLLDKGRSRLVFDLSEVSFCDSTGLSVFVRAKNSCDEAGGVVRLAAPQRGVLRILEVSGLVEVLHTYPTVDQAVAGEATPATS